Proteins encoded by one window of Maniola hyperantus chromosome 10, iAphHyp1.2, whole genome shotgun sequence:
- the LOC138402912 gene encoding uncharacterized protein, with the protein MATMVKEKRREKKKTKIKQLPEIESNVKENPESPLLSDISSKGKDIPSIHVIQEQASNSSINEEQSISTTHNKQETQVPTHAIEETNKQVASIVDTVQEKHLPSSCEGRKESQAEETTSEVSKVKDIITKENKPFEQDNSITNNLQNILTEAKKSLNEIMLDEYSVTNSKANTVTRDFNKIQKVTLGSSELEIGFKKISLDSMNIPDLESQQEIVLKEDSRPSAPLARTEVEAQPYISGVTRERVVEKARLSCMPLEEAVRVFGGREIAEVKALSEREEAAVEAGPQGGPDHPLVDLLSTFRTALIAIERERNRISSGYVEEEKSQATLWLVEKRNIYQTRACRCSALVRIRAEYEVARLQTEKMPAAKLRLEALLRDVQECYCHHQHAALQAHYDVDELVAEILQSNKSSVRSALLLVLQALQLSDAAPETFAAALQRWASVLASSLLDDRDLGHLLFLLHSLFRQSRSVQWAGRVVELQVRDMPSAARLVAILELLLTRPLLEEAQECTEGKFSVQWAGRVVELQVRDMPSAARLVAILELLLTRPLLEEAQECTEGKFSVQWAGRVVELQVRDMPSAARLVAILELLLTRPLLEEAQECTEGKFSVQWAGRVVELQVRDMPSAARLVAILELLLTRPLLEEAQECTEGKFSVQWAGRVVELQVRDMPSAARLVAILELLLTRPLLEEAQECTEGKFSVQWAGRVVELQVRDMPSAARLVAILELLLTSRRGAS; encoded by the exons ATGGCGACTATGGTAAAAGAAAAACGTCGGGAG AAAAAGAAAACCAAGATCAAACAGTTGCCTGAAATAGAATCAAATGTTAAAGAAAACCCGGAATCTCCCTTACTGAGTGATATCAGTTCTAAGGGGAAAGACATTCCTTCTATACATGTTATTCAGGAACAAGCTTCAAACAGTTCCATTAATGAAGAGCAGTCAATCTCGACAACACACAATAAACAAGAAACACAAGTTCCAACTCATGCTATAGAAGAAACAAATAAGCAAGTTGCCTCAATAGTCGATACAGTTCAGGAGAAACATCTTCCTTCAAGCTGTGAAGGAAGGAAAGAATCCCAAGCTGAAGAAACAACTAGTGAAGTCAGTAAAGTAAAAGACATTATAACTAAGGAAAATAAACCTTTTGAACAAGACAACTCAATAACCAACAATTTACAAAACATTTTAACAGAAGCCAAAAAGAGTCTAAATGAAATAATGTTAGATGAATATTCTGTAACTAATTCTAAAGCTAACACAGTGACCAGGGACttcaataaaatacaaaaagtaACATTGGGTAGTTCTGAACTAGAAATTGGATTCAAAAAAATTTCATTAGATTCAATGAATATTCCTGATTTAGAAAGTCAACAAGAAATTGTGCTGAAGGAAGATTCAAGACCATCGGCTCCATTAGCCCGAACAGAAGTTGAAGCTCAACCTTACATTAGTGGAGTAACACGTGAAAGAGTTGTAGAAAAAGCTAGATTATCTTGTATGCCATTGGAGGAAGCAGTCCGGGTGTTTGGTGGGAGAGAGATAGCTGAAGTCAAGGCATTGAGCGAGAGAGAGGAAGCTGCCGTGGAGGCGGGGCCACAGGGTGGACCTGACCATCCTTTGGTTGACCTTCTGTCCACTTTTAG AACTGCTCTAATAGCAATAGAACGTGAACGCAACCGCATAAGCTCTGGTTACGTGGAGGAAGAGAAATCACAAGCTACTCTATGGCTAGTAGAGAAGCGCAATATATACCAGACACGGGCGTGCCGGTGCAGCGCGCTCGTGCGCATCAGGGCGGAGTACGAGGTGGCCCGGCTGCAGACCGAGAAGATGCCGGCAGCCAAGTTGAGACTGGAGGCTTTGTTGAGGGATGTGCAGGAGTGCTACTGCCATCACCAACATGCAGCACTGCAGGCGCATTATGAT GTGGATGAGCTAGTGGCGGAAATCCTCCAAAGCAACAAGAGCAGCGTCCGCTCGGCGTTGCTGCTGGTGCTGCAAGCGCTGCAGCTCAGCGACGCGGCGCCGGAGACCTTCGCCGCGGCGCTGCAGCGCTGGGCGAGCGTGTTGGCCTCCTCCTTACTGGACGACAGGGACTTGGGACATCTGCTGTTTCTGCTGCATAGTCTCTTCAG ACAGTCGCGTTCCGTGCAGTGGGCGGGGCGCGTCGTAGAGCTGCAAGTGCGGGACATGCCGTCCGCGGCGCGCCTCGTCGCGATCCTGGAGCTGCTGCTCACGAGGCCTTTGCTCGAGGAGGCGCAGGAGTGCACCGAGGGTAAGTTCTCAGTGCAGTGGGCGGGGCGCGTCGTAGAGCTGCAAGTGCGGGACATGCCGTCCGCGGCGCGCCTCGTCGCGATCCTGGAGCTGCTGCTCACGAGGCCTTTGCTCGAGGAGGCGCAGGAGTGCACCGAGGGTAAGTTCTCAGTGCAGTGGGCGGGGCGCGTCGTAGAGCTGCAAGTGCGGGACATGCCGTCCGCGGCGCGCCTCGTCGCGATCCTGGAGCTGCTGCTCACGAGGCCTTTGCTCGAGGAGGCGCAGGAGTGCACCGAAGGTAAGTTCTCCGTGCAGTGGGCGGGGCGCGTCGTAGAGCTGCAAGTGCGGGACATGCCGTCCGCGGCGCGCCTCGTCGCGATCCTGGAGCTGCTGCTCACGAGGCCTTTGCTCGAGGAGGCGCAGGAGTGCACCGAGGGTAAGTTCTCAGTGCAGTGGGCGGGGCGCGTCGTAGAGCTGCAAGTGCGGGACATGCCGTCCGCGGCGCGCCTCGTCGCGATCCTGGAGCTGCTGCTCACGAGGCCTTTGCTCGAGGAGGCGCAGGAGTGCACCGAGGGTAAGTTCTCAGTGCAGTGGGCGGGGCGCGTCGTAGAGCTGCAAGTGCGGGACATGCCGTCCGCGGCGCGCCTCGTCGCGATCCTGGAGCTGCTGCTCACGAG TCGGCGGGGCGCGTCGTAG